AAACTGCCATTGTCTGAAATCTGAAATGGAACCTTGTTCTACGGCTGAACCTAACATGATCTCCATGTAGAACATAAACATCTAAATTCATAATCACTTAACACTATAATATATGTTTAAGAGTTGGGTAAGTACAGATATATAATAGTTCTCTGACTTCATAACAATTTGTAATGAATCAGAAATCAATTACACGTCAGTCTCAAACTAGTTGAGATCGGATACATGAACTATCTGTATCCTTTCGCGTACAATTTATTATATCTTAAGGTAAGCTGAATTGACACTGGTTATACTCTACGTATACGCAGAGTTAAAGGGCAGAAGATAATAAACCAAAAAACCATATTAACAAATTATGTGGGACAGTATATACTAGCCAGTCTTAAACTTCCACACCCTTAGCGTTCAAGCGGTGGAAAAACACCTACATAAGCTTCTACTTCTGAAACCCCATATGTAGTCAAAATCCTAATTCTTCTTGTCGTCCGTCGACAAGTTAGTTTCTAGAATCCTTCACCTACATATTAGTATGGAGCTTCCTCAGTATTATCACCTAATAATCATTTCATAAAACGATTACACGTGTTAATACATACATAAATGTACTAACATGACAAATATATTCCTAATTAGTTGATATCACCTATATAAATTTTTTTCTTCCATTGTGCCTAATCTTTAGTTTGCATGGATTCCAAGAAATTGTAGGTATTTCCAAACCATTTTCTTCCATGTGATTTTAGGTCTACCTTATCCCCCTTTTAGCACCATCGCTCACCATGCTTTCATACCTATGTACCGGTGCATCTGGAGGTCGACGCAGGCAAACCATTGCAAGCAACCTTCTTTTGTTTCTATTAAAGTAGCTAGGTGCCAAAAATATAATAAACGATAATAAAAGAAAATCATAACAATTATCTTCATCGTAGTTACAACAAGTCAACAACTTAATATTATGGCAAGTCATTGCCTAATATTCATTTAATTATGTCTCAATGACATTACTTCAACATTACATGAAATAGAACTTGTAGTTGTAGAAATTTTAAACTTTCCTTTCAATCATAGTTCAGTTAATCATGAGACACTAAGTTCTGATTATCTTCTTCTGTACAATCAGATTTACAACTATACGAACTTTCACTTCTTGGAGAAATGTTATCTTGACAACACTCATCATGAGGTATATCTTGCCCCCTTTTTCTTAGTTGATCAAGCTCAGCTGCCACCTCCTTCATGCCTGGCCTTCTCTGTGCAGTGCATTATAATTTAAGCATCTCTTGGCAAGCTTAGCCACAGCAAGAATCACTTTTTCATCCTCAAGGTCTTTTATAATTTCAGTGTCTAAAATCTCAAAAATGAGATTTTGTTTCAATAATAATGTAAAGCGTTTGACCAAACCTGGATCTTCTATTATGTTTGAAGAGACAACTCTTTGGCTTGTCAGAAGCTCTGCAAGAACTACACCAAATGCATAGACATCACATTTGTCATTAAGTTGACCAGATCGAAAATATTGTGGATCCATGTAACCAAATGTACCACCTACTAGTGTTGTTAAATGAGTCTTGTCAACAGACAATAATCTCGAAAGTCCAAACTCAAAAACCACTGCTCTAAAAGCATCGTCTAATAATATGTTGCTTGATTTGATATCTCTGTGAAGAATAGGAGTAGAAGCACATGAGTGCATGTAAGAAATGGCCCCTGCTACTTCCGCAGCAATTCGCAAGCGATGGTCCCACGATAGTATTATTGTTGATGGTTTTGAGACAGTAGGATCAGAATTGTGACTACGGTTTCGATGAATATGGGATGACAAGGTTCCATTAGAGATGTATTCATAAACCAATAAAGGAACGTCAATTTCTAAACAACAGCCAAGTACCTATCAAAAATAGTAAATTTAAATATTACTCACTCCTTTTTAATTTATGTGGCGTATTTTGTTTGGACACAGTTTAATAACAAAAGAAAGACTTTTGGAATCTACTGTCTTAAACATGCCATGAGATTATAAAGGCATGCTATTAAGGTAAAATGAGAACTTTAACTTAGATTTTCAAATATAGAAAGATGCCATTCCTTTTTGAACAAACTAATAAGGAAATAGTGCCACAAAAaatggaacagagggagtaaaaGTGTGATTAAATGCTGGGTTCATTTGTCGTTTGAGTTATCCTATGTGTTTAAAGTGTGTCTATTGAGTAATTTTAGATTGTTCATTAATTATAGTTTATGTAAATTGGTGTTTAAAAGTTGTTGTAGTAGGCTATATATATGTCAAGTCTAGTGTGTTGTCTTGTTAGAGTGGAGTATTTCCAATGTTATTAGTGTGTTTTACGTTTATCTCTCCATTTTACAGCCTCCTTGTGCCTTATAAATTTTTTATCCTTTGCATAATGTTATTCTCTTCTTCCATAATTTGTAGCAAGAGCCTAATTTAAATTCTAAAGCAGTACCTTGACAATGTATCTGTGATTTATCTGGGAGAGAATAAGTATCTCATTTATAAACTGTTCAATTTGATCTTCATCCATTTTATTGGACTTCTTCACAGCTAAAATGCTTCCATCTGATAACATTCCTTTGTAGACAGTACTAGCCCCTCCTTTTCCAAGTATTCGACTTTCATTGAAATTGTCTGTTGCTTTCTCCAACTCCTCTTTGAAAAAGAGCTTTAACAAAGAGCCACCACTACTTTCTTCACTAAAGGGAATACGTTGTCGCAAAAGCAATCCACCGTTCCTCTTGAAAAACTTTTGTTTAGCTTTCTTTTCTTCCCTCTTCTGAAGCCTTTTGCATAGCCAAAGACAAACTGCTATCAAGATTACAAAAGTAACTGCTGCTACAACATCTGCTTGTGAGAAAACCAATTTCATACAAAAGAAACATAAATCCATTTTTAGAACACCCTGAACTAGTGCTCCTCCTATTTTCTTCCATAATTTTCCAGGCCCTTTTGTAATTTTAAAACTTAGATTAAGATAAATGAGCTTCTAATATTCTTAAAGAGCAGTTAGCTAGAACAAATGTAAGTATAAAGTTCTTAGTCAGGTATAACAGTTCAAGGAGTAATATGTCTCAAACAAAAAGTTACGGAAAGCATAAATTacttaacaaaaagaaaaataagaacaaaaaaaaGGACAAAGAAGAGAGTTATACAATACCTAAGAAGAGTTGTATAGTCAGCATAAGTTTCACATCATTTGGGTCACAAAGGAAACTGCCAGGAGTATTTATGCAGCGAGCATCATTGGGATATGAATGCTTCCCTTGTTGACTTGCACACTCTTTGATGTCTGTGGAAATTAACATCaagtcaaagaaaaataagaaagagaTACAACACAATGAATGGCTCAAAGTTCTTTGATCTCGTTATCAACAAGCTTGATCAATGGTCTAATTTTATGCTTGTTTTTACTCAAGGGGATAAGGGAAGGGAAAGGAGGTAAGACGATAGTGAGAATTGAACCCTCAGATATTATATGATAAATTCTCACTGGTACCATTGGAGTACAAGCCTTGGTAGTAGTTTTATGTTTCTTTCAATTAGTGAAATAAAAAAGAGTTTAACTTCTGTACACTTACAGTGTAGAACTTTTTACACTTTTAGGTCACCTAAAAGATAACTgtaagtaattatccataaagaGCGAGATTAGTTACCTGAAAAATACGACATGTTACGTGCTAAAACAATACTTGATATCATTTATGTGTCTTAGTTTGATTGACCAAGAAGTTTAAAAGTATAAGGAATACTTTTGAATGTCG
The Nicotiana sylvestris chromosome 11, ASM39365v2, whole genome shotgun sequence DNA segment above includes these coding regions:
- the LOC104235026 gene encoding putative wall-associated receptor kinase-like 16 isoform X1, with product MDTITIVIPFSPYPYNKSSGKNIYGDEYSTGKYINEYFSVSIKNNLVAIGCDIYAYIKDLDNSSRRQDNIVSGCASFCDSGGAKGSLLYDSSNASYSASSTYCTGNHGCCLSAFSRMPRILFASIQTMNTEKTSWTSSNCTYLLVVEKGIAESEFTQLLGKCKKDDYYNVGQAVNWVIGNVSCDKATRTPKYACGKNSRCVDDTTRPTEGYRCNCSPGYQGNPYLPNGCQDIKECASQQGKHSYPNDARCINTPGSFLCDPNDVKLMLTIQLFLDVVAAVTFVILIAVCLWLCKRLQKREEKKAKQKFFKRNGGLLLRQRIPFSEESSGGSLLKLFFKEELEKATDNFNESRILGKGGASTVYKGMLSDGSILAVKKSNKMDEDQIEQFINEILILSQINHRYIVKVLGCCLEIDVPLLVYEYISNGTLSSHIHRNRSHNSDPTVSKPSTIILSWDHRLRIAAEVAGAISYMHSCASTPILHRDIKSSNILLDDAFRAVVFEFGLSRLLSVDKTHLTTLVGGTFGYMDPQYFRSGQLNDKCDVYAFGVVLAELLTSQRVVSSNIIEDPGLVKRFTLLLKQNLIFEILDTEIIKDLEDEKVILAVAKLAKRCLNYNALHREGQA
- the LOC104235026 gene encoding putative wall-associated receptor kinase-like 11 isoform X2, whose protein sequence is MDTITIVIPFSPYPYNKSSGKNIYGDEYSTGKYINEYFSVSIKNNLVAIGCDIYAYIKDLDNSSRRQDNIVSGCASFCDSGGAKGSLLYDSSNASYSASSTYCTGNHGCCLSAFSRMPRILFASIQTMNTEKTSWTSSNCTYLLVVEKGIAESEFTQLLGKCKKDDYYNVGQAVNWVIGNVSCDKATRTPKYACGKNSRCVDDTTRPTEGYRCNCSPGYQGNPYLPNGCQDIKECASQQGKHSYPNDARCINTPGSFLCDPNDVKLMLTIQLFLVCLWLCKRLQKREEKKAKQKFFKRNGGLLLRQRIPFSEESSGGSLLKLFFKEELEKATDNFNESRILGKGGASTVYKGMLSDGSILAVKKSNKMDEDQIEQFINEILILSQINHRYIVKVLGCCLEIDVPLLVYEYISNGTLSSHIHRNRSHNSDPTVSKPSTIILSWDHRLRIAAEVAGAISYMHSCASTPILHRDIKSSNILLDDAFRAVVFEFGLSRLLSVDKTHLTTLVGGTFGYMDPQYFRSGQLNDKCDVYAFGVVLAELLTSQRVVSSNIIEDPGLVKRFTLLLKQNLIFEILDTEIIKDLEDEKVILAVAKLAKRCLNYNALHREGQA